A section of the Methanocaldococcus sp. FS406-22 genome encodes:
- a CDS encoding FkbM family methyltransferase: MSIRSTLGLINELWRYSNYNIDFLIRISILELWNCLKGRTKLDFFKKYDFKFKTMLNKEFLFNTPYGKFIASSIDGWYAMQNNYEKYVQEVFNDNYQKYKMNKDKIFLDIGANIGRFTVLNALRGYKVYAFEPAEPIFKQLERNVKLNNLNNVVLIPYALSDEENEFEFEYFEGFECSSRIREKRDEFSKYAKILKIKTKRLDEIVKEYNINIDKIRLIKIDVEGHEYGVIKGGIKTFKKLNNVDITMEIWDSNPNKEKTLKLMRELGFKCEQISKDDWHFWK, encoded by the coding sequence ATGAGTATTAGAAGCACTTTAGGATTAATAAATGAGCTATGGAGATATTCCAACTATAATATAGATTTCTTAATTAGAATAAGTATATTGGAATTATGGAATTGCTTAAAAGGAAGAACAAAATTAGATTTTTTTAAAAAATATGACTTTAAATTTAAAACAATGTTAAATAAAGAATTCTTGTTTAACACTCCTTATGGTAAGTTTATAGCAAGTTCAATAGATGGATGGTATGCTATGCAAAATAATTATGAAAAATATGTTCAAGAAGTTTTTAATGATAATTATCAAAAATATAAAATGAACAAAGATAAGATATTTTTGGATATTGGAGCAAATATTGGTAGATTTACTGTATTGAATGCTTTAAGAGGTTATAAAGTTTATGCATTTGAGCCGGCAGAGCCAATATTTAAACAACTTGAAAGAAATGTTAAATTAAACAATTTAAACAATGTCGTATTGATTCCTTATGCTTTATCTGATGAAGAAAACGAATTTGAGTTTGAATATTTTGAAGGTTTTGAGTGTAGTTCAAGAATTAGAGAAAAAAGAGATGAATTTTCAAAATATGCTAAAATTTTAAAAATAAAAACTAAGAGATTAGACGAAATTGTAAAAGAATATAATATAAACATTGACAAAATCAGATTAATAAAAATAGATGTAGAAGGACATGAATATGGTGTAATCAAAGGTGGTATTAAAACATTTAAAAAACTGAATAATGTAGATATAACTATGGAGATTTGGGATTCAAATCCAAATAAAGAAAAAACATTAAAGCTAATGAGGGAATTAGGGTTCAAATGCGAACAAATAAGCAAAGATGATTGGCACTTTTGGAAGTGA
- a CDS encoding glycosyltransferase family 9 protein, protein MNKKLLYFLLKLSILISNISYNILFKKRRLNIDLTKTLILFNRTDRIGDAIVTLPFFLALKNKGIKFKVLCSPYNKWVLEPFVEIEEIKDFKFSDFEFSIKSLLFNILSSIATYLKNLFIEKNKNITFVDLKGDFHLSERFKNYYQIHFKSFLLNLKYSDYVFNDFYVFGSKMQLIEKYSMIFDNLEDIEEFPKELKEYIINNHNKEIDTLINSLKDFIIIFVGNKEFRNLNIEQWKYLIENINYEGKIVVIDDPSQNYLKRLKSIIKKENVIFLEKVYDLWSLMYLAMHSKLVIGVDGGGFNFLQLPTNAFEIILYTNEKVWRPFSKNEYQIIRKDRKHIIEKSITSQNLKKYIYYIDWDYKVVYEILQEKNNDFVDKIRVDLIVEEINKILFEV, encoded by the coding sequence ATGAACAAAAAACTATTATATTTTTTATTAAAGTTGTCAATACTCATATCGAACATATCTTATAATATCCTATTTAAAAAAAGAAGGCTAAATATAGACTTAACTAAAACTCTAATTCTATTTAATAGAACAGATAGAATTGGAGATGCTATAGTTACCCTTCCATTTTTCTTAGCACTAAAAAATAAAGGTATAAAGTTTAAAGTTCTATGCTCTCCATATAATAAATGGGTTTTAGAACCATTTGTTGAGATTGAGGAGATTAAAGATTTTAAATTTAGCGATTTTGAGTTTTCGATTAAATCTTTGTTATTTAATATCTTATCTTCTATAGCAACATACTTAAAAAATCTTTTTATAGAAAAAAACAAAAATATAACTTTTGTTGATTTAAAAGGAGATTTTCATTTATCTGAAAGATTTAAAAATTACTATCAAATACATTTTAAGTCATTCTTACTAAATTTAAAATATTCCGACTATGTATTTAACGATTTTTATGTTTTTGGGAGCAAAATGCAATTAATAGAAAAATACTCTATGATTTTTGATAATTTAGAAGATATAGAAGAATTTCCTAAAGAATTAAAAGAGTATATTATTAACAACCATAATAAAGAAATTGATACGTTAATAAACTCATTAAAAGATTTTATTATAATTTTTGTAGGTAATAAAGAGTTTAGAAACTTAAATATAGAGCAGTGGAAGTATTTAATCGAAAATATTAATTATGAAGGAAAAATAGTAGTTATAGATGACCCATCTCAAAATTATCTAAAAAGATTAAAATCTATTATCAAAAAGGAAAATGTTATATTCTTAGAAAAGGTATATGATTTATGGTCTCTAATGTATTTAGCTATGCATTCAAAATTAGTTATAGGTGTTGATGGAGGAGGGTTTAATTTTTTACAACTTCCAACTAATGCATTTGAAATAATTCTTTACACTAACGAAAAAGTTTGGAGACCATTTTCAAAAAATGAGTATCAAATAATTAGAAAAGATAGAAAACATATTATTGAGAAATCAATAACTTCTCAGAATCTTAAGAAATATATTTATTATATAGATTGGGACTATAAAGTAGTTTATGAAATCTTACAGGAAAAAAATAATGATTTTGTGGATAAAATCAGAGTTGATTTAATAGTCGAAGAAATAAACAAAATTTTATTTGAAGTATAG
- a CDS encoding ATP-binding protein, which produces MKFYNRDKELHYLKNYVQLEPNSILFVYGPKSSGKSTVMRRVIKELENSDIIFFYYNLREHATYSKEEFLEVFFEKDRMKYVKNNLILDLKVFKIGIEENYDFSKLSLNDVFKKIKSSINAVIEDGKRPVLIIDELQKLKNIYFNGDGNGDKSLLNELFNLFVSLTKMEHLCHVICITSDTLFIDEIYRNSTLKNASEYYLIDWLRKGAIRNILKEEDFSEEEINYCLNYLSLPYEISQLINNKKLGLSVEQTIKQWINVEKDGLKYLIDTTDLDEDKIYGVLSKFKDKIKISYHREVTKEEMKYIKFLIENEILFYDVINGIIKPTSIIEWHAIREIIGLLQE; this is translated from the coding sequence ATGAAATTCTATAATAGAGACAAAGAATTGCATTATTTAAAGAATTATGTCCAATTAGAGCCAAACTCTATTTTATTCGTTTATGGTCCAAAATCATCTGGTAAATCTACAGTAATGAGGAGGGTTATTAAGGAGTTGGAAAATAGTGATATAATATTTTTCTATTACAATCTAAGAGAGCATGCAACATATAGTAAGGAGGAGTTTTTAGAGGTATTTTTTGAAAAGGACAGAATGAAGTATGTAAAGAATAATTTGATATTGGATTTGAAGGTTTTTAAAATAGGAATTGAAGAAAATTATGATTTTTCTAAGTTAAGCTTAAACGATGTTTTTAAAAAGATAAAATCAAGTATAAATGCTGTTATTGAAGATGGAAAGAGACCAGTTTTAATAATTGATGAACTGCAGAAGTTGAAGAATATTTATTTTAACGGAGATGGCAACGGAGATAAGTCCCTATTAAATGAATTATTTAATCTCTTCGTCTCTCTAACTAAAATGGAGCATTTGTGCCATGTTATTTGTATAACATCTGATACTTTATTCATTGATGAAATCTATAGGAATTCTACATTAAAAAATGCCTCTGAATACTATTTAATTGACTGGTTGAGGAAAGGGGCCATAAGAAATATTTTAAAAGAAGAAGATTTTAGTGAAGAAGAGATAAACTATTGTTTAAATTATTTATCATTACCTTATGAGATTTCTCAACTGATAAATAATAAAAAATTAGGTTTGTCTGTTGAACAAACTATAAAACAATGGATTAATGTTGAAAAAGATGGGCTAAAATACCTTATAGATACAACTGACTTAGATGAAGATAAAATTTATGGGGTTTTATCTAAGTTTAAGGACAAGATAAAAATCTCCTATCACAGAGAAGTTACAAAAGAAGAGATGAAGTATATAAAGTTTTTAATTGAGAATGAGATATTATTTTATGATGTAATAAATGGGATAATTAAGCCAACTTCGATAATTGAGTGGCATGCTATAAGAGAGATTATAGGACTTTTACAGGAATAG
- the rfaE2 gene encoding D-glycero-beta-D-manno-heptose 1-phosphate adenylyltransferase encodes MIIEDRRLLEDIVRELKNQNLKIVFTNGCFDIIHRGHVEYLNKAKKLGDILIVGINSDKSIKKIKGNKRPIIPLYSRAYVLDNLKAVDFVVPFDEETPIELIKIIKPDIHVKGGDYKEEDLPEAEIVKSYGGEIKIIPLIEGFSTTKIIEWVLEKYK; translated from the coding sequence ATGATAATTGAGGATAGAAGATTATTAGAAGACATCGTAAGAGAGTTAAAAAACCAAAATCTAAAAATTGTTTTTACTAACGGATGTTTTGATATAATCCATAGGGGACATGTAGAGTATTTAAACAAGGCAAAAAAGTTGGGGGATATTTTAATAGTTGGAATAAATTCAGATAAATCCATAAAAAAGATAAAAGGAAATAAAAGACCGATAATTCCTCTATACTCGAGAGCTTATGTTTTAGATAACTTAAAGGCTGTAGATTTTGTAGTTCCTTTTGATGAAGAAACTCCCATAGAACTTATAAAAATAATCAAACCAGATATTCATGTAAAAGGTGGAGATTATAAAGAAGAGGATTTACCAGAAGCAGAGATTGTTAAAAGTTATGGTGGGGAAATAAAAATAATCCCATTAATTGAAGGATTTTCAACAACAAAAATAATAGAATGGGTTTTAGAGAAATATAAATAG
- a CDS encoding flippase, with translation MSYKERAIKGIGWNFLLLILAAPIGYLVRMLYANEIPKLEVGLFYAVLDFCCMVAIFKDLGLSAALVRYIPKFLHERRKDLIKSAIVSVGILQSSVSLIITILIILLAPFIAEFYINNQGQFTGHLDLVINVLIILSIGYWFQSIMDVISNSIQGFQNQKYFGTINFVRIFLILVLSVVFIYIFGMHSVFTPTYAYTLAPILMILVYGYIFIKKIFSEFFKERFLFSKKLVKDLFSYGLPLMIGSAGSLVLGYVDGICLTYFTGLNAVADYRNVAMPTVSILGYFASAVGAVLFPMSSELWEKGYKEALGYGVERICLYSFVLVLPMAILMAYFPEVIINLFFNPQYLSAAPAIRILSLGTVFLTLNNIGFTVLNGIGKPHLSTKILYGGAIFNLVFNILLIPKFGIVGASLTTIFSYLIMWILQAWYLSRFLNYSFLIKKWILAVLVGIFSLIPLMLVTKIISNVVLQLIVGGVVYFGVYLIGILGLKIININEIKNIVSSLKIKN, from the coding sequence TTGAGTTATAAAGAGAGGGCAATAAAGGGCATTGGTTGGAATTTTTTACTTTTAATTTTAGCAGCACCCATTGGATATTTAGTTAGAATGCTCTATGCAAATGAAATTCCTAAGTTGGAGGTTGGTTTATTTTATGCTGTTTTAGACTTTTGTTGTATGGTTGCTATTTTTAAAGATTTAGGGTTAAGTGCTGCTTTAGTTAGATATATTCCAAAATTTTTACATGAGAGGAGGAAAGATTTGATTAAATCAGCCATAGTTAGCGTTGGAATTTTGCAAAGTTCTGTTTCTCTAATTATAACGATTTTGATAATTTTATTGGCTCCATTTATTGCTGAATTTTATATAAACAATCAGGGGCAATTTACCGGGCATTTGGATTTGGTTATTAATGTTTTAATTATTTTGAGTATTGGATATTGGTTTCAGAGTATTATGGATGTTATTTCCAATTCTATACAGGGTTTTCAAAATCAGAAGTATTTTGGAACCATAAATTTTGTTAGGATATTTTTAATTTTGGTTCTATCAGTAGTGTTTATTTACATATTTGGAATGCATAGTGTTTTCACTCCAACTTATGCTTATACATTAGCCCCAATTTTAATGATTTTGGTTTACGGATACATATTTATTAAAAAGATTTTTTCAGAGTTCTTTAAAGAGAGATTTTTATTTTCAAAAAAATTAGTTAAAGATTTATTTTCTTATGGATTGCCTTTAATGATTGGTAGTGCTGGAAGTTTAGTTTTAGGGTATGTTGATGGGATTTGCTTAACTTATTTTACTGGTTTAAATGCTGTTGCTGATTATAGGAATGTTGCTATGCCAACCGTCTCTATTTTAGGTTATTTTGCCTCTGCTGTTGGAGCTGTTTTATTCCCAATGAGTTCTGAGTTATGGGAGAAGGGTTATAAAGAGGCGTTGGGTTATGGGGTTGAGAGAATTTGTTTATATTCATTTGTTTTAGTCCTACCAATGGCAATATTAATGGCATATTTTCCAGAGGTTATTATAAACTTGTTTTTTAATCCTCAATATTTATCAGCTGCTCCTGCTATAAGGATTTTAAGTTTGGGAACTGTATTTTTAACTTTGAATAATATAGGATTTACTGTGTTAAATGGTATTGGAAAGCCACACTTATCAACTAAGATTTTATATGGTGGAGCTATTTTTAATTTGGTGTTTAATATTTTGCTGATTCCTAAGTTTGGGATTGTTGGAGCTTCTTTGACTACAATTTTCAGTTACTTAATTATGTGGATTTTACAGGCATGGTATTTAAGTAGATTTTTGAATTATTCATTTTTAATTAAAAAATGGATTTTGGCTGTTTTAGTTGGGATTTTTAGTTTAATTCCTTTGATGTTGGTAACGAAAATTATAAGTAATGTTGTTTTACAGTTAATTGTTGGTGGGGTTGTTTATTTTGGAGTTTATTTGATTGGAATTTTAGGGTTGAAAATAATTAATATAAATGAAATAAAAAATATAGTATCTTCCCTTAAGATTAAAAATTAG
- a CDS encoding ATP-binding protein encodes MKFFNREKEIKEILSILEGEPNNIYFIYGPLNSGKTTLIKYIIENRISDDYKVFYINFRTYLISEKKEFIEAIFTTKKDDFFEKIKDKSEVLNLITKGAKILTGIPIPEIEFDKLFEEKINDVFQYLNTLLLEVKKSGKQPILIFDEFQMIKDVVLNGQKYLLKELFQFLVSLTKEQHLCHVFCLSSDSLFIEYIYGKAELKGRVDYILVDDFDKDTALKFIDFLSGDLLNRHLSNDDKELIYNYVGGKAKDIYDVIVKLKLGKDLKEVLETKLGEELNHLEELLEKVEEDYESVNYDEVLEVLKLFKDNYEVPKNKIKRKIRIFLIKENILFLNSQKRILKPQSFLVWNAIKRLL; translated from the coding sequence ATGAAATTTTTTAACAGGGAGAAAGAAATAAAAGAAATTCTATCAATCTTAGAAGGGGAGCCAAATAATATTTATTTTATTTATGGTCCTTTAAACAGTGGAAAAACAACCTTAATAAAATACATTATAGAAAATAGGATAAGTGACGATTACAAGGTTTTTTATATCAATTTTAGAACTTATTTAATCTCAGAAAAAAAAGAATTCATTGAAGCTATCTTCACTACTAAAAAAGATGACTTCTTTGAGAAGATTAAGGACAAATCAGAGGTTTTGAATTTAATAACCAAAGGAGCTAAGATTTTAACTGGTATTCCAATTCCTGAGATTGAATTTGATAAGTTATTTGAAGAGAAGATAAACGATGTTTTTCAGTATTTAAACACCTTATTATTAGAAGTTAAAAAGAGTGGGAAACAACCAATTTTAATCTTTGATGAGTTTCAAATGATTAAAGATGTCGTTCTTAACGGGCAGAAGTATTTATTAAAAGAACTATTTCAATTCTTAGTTTCTTTAACTAAAGAACAACATTTATGTCATGTTTTTTGTTTAAGCTCAGATAGCTTATTTATTGAGTATATCTATGGGAAAGCTGAATTAAAAGGGAGAGTTGACTATATCTTAGTTGATGATTTTGATAAAGATACAGCTTTAAAGTTTATTGATTTTCTATCAGGAGATTTACTAAATAGACATTTGTCTAATGATGATAAAGAGCTAATTTATAACTATGTTGGTGGAAAGGCAAAGGATATTTATGATGTTATTGTTAAGTTAAAACTTGGTAAAGATTTGAAAGAGGTTTTGGAAACAAAACTTGGGGAGGAGTTAAATCACTTAGAAGAATTATTAGAGAAGGTTGAGGAGGATTATGAAAGCGTGAATTATGATGAAGTCTTAGAGGTATTAAAATTGTTTAAAGATAACTATGAAGTTCCAAAGAATAAGATAAAAAGGAAAATTAGGATATTTTTAATTAAGGAGAATATTTTATTTTTAAATTCACAAAAAAGGATTTTAAAACCACAGAGTTTTTTAGTCTGGAACGCTATAAAGAGATTGTTATAA
- a CDS encoding RNA-guided endonuclease TnpB family protein, translating to MSNEYLETIKLTARFKIKQTPNEIVGLFSTYKTIVNELLNYAFENNITSFKRLKSEKYKELREKYQKLPSHYLYTACQITTSIFKSWRKRHRKGRASKKPDFKGSVIMLDDHLFRLDLDNGLARISTPKGRVEVELFVSEYHKKFKDWKVGQAWIVRRKDAYYLNVVFSKNVLIKEGESVVGVDLNENNVTIATTNGIIQIITNERTVRTSYYVKRRKIQKKVENEDKKKELLEKYGNRERNKITDIYHKVVNKIIEIAKSVNGVIALEDLKEIRNKIKYSKKLNGRLHRWSFRRLQEVIKYKAKLNGIKVIFVNPHYTSSRCPICGGKMSPNGHRVLKCEDCGCILDRDVVGSLNIMLRGFKLLFNKPKDVGSPVPPESPLLGEDSPLQIIQQIIQMF from the coding sequence ATGTCAAACGAATACTTAGAAACAATTAAACTAACTGCAAGATTTAAAATAAAACAAACTCCCAATGAAATAGTTGGTTTATTCTCCACGTATAAGACAATAGTTAATGAACTCTTAAATTATGCCTTTGAAAACAATATTACAAGTTTTAAACGGTTAAAATCTGAAAAGTATAAAGAATTAAGAGAAAAATATCAAAAACTCCCATCCCATTACCTCTATACTGCATGTCAAATAACCACTTCAATATTTAAAAGTTGGAGAAAGAGGCATAGAAAAGGTAGGGCAAGTAAAAAACCAGATTTTAAGGGCAGTGTGATAATGTTAGACGACCATTTGTTTAGATTAGATTTAGATAATGGTTTGGCAAGAATTTCAACACCGAAGGGGAGGGTAGAAGTAGAACTTTTTGTTTCAGAGTATCATAAAAAGTTTAAAGACTGGAAGGTTGGACAAGCATGGATTGTTAGAAGAAAAGATGCTTATTATCTAAACGTAGTATTCTCAAAGAATGTTTTGATTAAAGAAGGGGAGAGTGTTGTAGGAGTTGATTTGAATGAGAATAATGTTACTATCGCTACAACTAACGGTATAATACAAATTATAACTAATGAGAGGACTGTTAGGACTTCTTATTATGTTAAGAGAAGAAAAATCCAAAAGAAGGTTGAAAATGAGGATAAGAAGAAAGAATTATTGGAAAAGTATGGTAATAGGGAAAGGAATAAGATTACTGACATTTATCACAAGGTTGTTAATAAGATAATCGAAATTGCTAAGAGTGTTAATGGGGTTATTGCCTTAGAGGATTTAAAAGAGATTAGAAACAAGATTAAATACTCTAAAAAGTTGAATGGTAGATTGCATAGGTGGAGTTTTAGGAGATTACAAGAGGTTATTAAGTATAAGGCTAAACTTAATGGGATTAAAGTTATTTTTGTGAATCCACATTATACTTCCTCCCGATGCCCGATATGTGGGGGTAAGATGAGCCCGAATGGGCATCGGGTTTTAAAGTGCGAGGATTGTGGTTGTATTTTAGATAGAGATGTTGTTGGTAGTTTGAATATAATGCTTAGGGGGTTTAAACTATTATTTAACAAACCGAAGGATGTGGGGAGTCCCGTTCCCCCCGAAAGCCCCTTATTAGGGGAAGACTCTCCACTACAAATTATACAACAAATTATACAAATGTTCTAA
- a CDS encoding glycosyltransferase family 9 protein, whose protein sequence is MNKISILRSVDKYIGNLIISLLSIFKTKTHKNLTDKKPKNVLIIRLWTLGESLLTLPMIKKLKDEGYNVSVLVTKRSKGVFENVDFVDEIIDFENFWEVLKKFKKYDVVIDTEPYLNISAILGWFLGRDVIGFKGLFRDKLYDFKIEYNDKIHAVYNFCNMLKPFDIDYKPEKLVPLKYTEKDKENVNKLLKEYDLDDKKLIGIHCGTAETAPWRSWKKEKFAKLIEKLVEDGFYVVLTGSMGDYEINEKILNLVNNKYRDRVFNFACKTNLREFAYLLTKFKVFVSNDTGPMHLSAAMGTKTIGLFGPNLPERFAPFGKGNIAIYKARSLDCSPCINVHKGEFKECKLNGKCMDLIEVEDVYNVIVDLVKN, encoded by the coding sequence ATGAATAAAATTTCGATATTAAGAAGTGTTGATAAATATATTGGAAATTTAATAATATCACTTTTATCTATTTTTAAAACTAAAACACATAAGAATTTGACAGATAAAAAGCCAAAGAATGTTTTAATTATTAGATTATGGACTTTAGGGGAGAGTTTACTGACACTTCCAATGATTAAAAAATTAAAAGATGAGGGATATAATGTTTCTGTTTTAGTAACAAAGAGAAGTAAAGGGGTTTTTGAAAATGTTGACTTTGTTGATGAAATTATTGATTTTGAAAATTTTTGGGAAGTTTTAAAAAAATTTAAAAAATACGATGTTGTTATTGATACAGAGCCGTATCTTAATATATCTGCCATATTAGGCTGGTTTTTAGGTAGAGATGTTATTGGATTTAAAGGACTTTTTAGAGATAAGTTGTATGATTTCAAGATTGAATATAATGATAAGATTCATGCTGTTTATAATTTTTGTAATATGTTAAAACCTTTTGATATTGACTATAAACCAGAAAAACTGGTTCCTTTAAAATATACGGAAAAAGATAAAGAGAATGTTAATAAACTATTAAAAGAATATGACTTAGATGATAAAAAATTAATTGGCATTCATTGTGGAACTGCTGAAACAGCTCCATGGAGAAGTTGGAAAAAAGAGAAGTTTGCTAAATTGATAGAAAAATTAGTTGAAGATGGTTTTTATGTTGTTTTGACTGGAAGTATGGGGGATTATGAAATAAATGAGAAAATTTTAAATTTAGTTAATAATAAATATCGGGATAGAGTATTTAACTTTGCATGTAAAACTAATTTGAGAGAGTTTGCCTATTTATTGACTAAGTTTAAAGTGTTTGTTTCTAACGATACTGGGCCTATGCATTTAAGTGCTGCTATGGGGACTAAGACGATTGGTTTATTTGGGCCAAATTTACCAGAGAGATTTGCTCCATTTGGTAAAGGAAATATTGCCATTTATAAAGCGAGAAGTTTAGATTGCTCTCCTTGCATAAATGTTCATAAAGGTGAATTTAAAGAATGTAAATTGAATGGAAAGTGTATGGATTTAATTGAAGTAGAGGATGTTTATAATGTTATTGTAGATTTGGTGAAAAATTAA
- the gmhA gene encoding D-sedoheptulose 7-phosphate isomerase, which yields MKKYFEESANVKLKFIEENEGKLKKAIDIIYNALKNGNKILICGNGGSAADSQHFAAEIVGRFKLERKGLPAIALTTDTSILTAIGNDYGFDKIFERQVEALGKEGDVLVGISTSGNSENVIKAVNKAKEMGIYTIGLLGKDGGKLKDIVDLALIVPSNNTARIQECHLTIYHVICEEVEKRLF from the coding sequence ATGAAAAAGTATTTTGAAGAAAGTGCAAATGTAAAGTTAAAATTTATTGAAGAAAATGAGGGAAAGTTAAAAAAAGCCATTGATATTATATACAATGCATTAAAAAATGGGAATAAAATTTTAATTTGTGGAAATGGTGGTTCAGCTGCTGATTCTCAACATTTTGCTGCTGAAATTGTGGGTAGGTTTAAATTAGAAAGGAAAGGACTGCCTGCAATTGCATTAACAACGGATACGTCAATTTTAACAGCTATAGGAAATGATTATGGTTTTGATAAGATTTTTGAAAGGCAAGTTGAAGCTTTAGGAAAAGAAGGGGATGTTTTAGTTGGAATATCTACAAGTGGAAATTCAGAGAATGTTATAAAGGCAGTTAATAAAGCAAAAGAAATGGGCATTTATACAATTGGATTGTTAGGAAAGGATGGGGGAAAATTGAAGGATATTGTTGATTTGGCATTGATAGTTCCTTCCAATAACACAGCAAGAATCCAAGAATGTCATCTAACTATATATCATGTAATATGTGAAGAGGTTGAGAAGAGATTGTTTTAG
- a CDS encoding bifunctional heptose 7-phosphate kinase/heptose 1-phosphate adenyltransferase produces MIIVLGEVMLDKYTYGKVERINPEAPVPILNVVEERYTLGGAGNVANNIASLNHDVFLISISNNDEFGKCIEELCNENNIKYCFVSDGRPTIVKHRFVAMGYNQQLLRVDYEKIYPINDELSSKILEVIKNLNGKSNILIISDYAKGLITKELMEGIKKEFKGKILVDPKPKNIEFYRDVYLIKPNLKEASQILGREIENKDEELEKAGLELVDKYNSNFVITRSEKGATLITLDGEIFHIPTKVKEVHDVSGAGDTFIAVLGYALDKGYDLIEAVKLANKASSIVVGKVGTATVSLEELFSEK; encoded by the coding sequence ATGATAATTGTTTTAGGAGAGGTTATGCTTGACAAATATACTTATGGAAAGGTTGAAAGGATAAATCCAGAAGCACCTGTTCCAATATTAAATGTGGTTGAGGAGAGATACACCTTAGGGGGAGCGGGAAATGTCGCAAACAATATAGCTTCTTTAAACCATGATGTATTTTTGATAAGTATTTCTAATAACGATGAATTTGGAAAATGTATTGAAGAGTTATGCAATGAGAATAATATTAAATATTGTTTTGTTTCTGATGGGAGACCAACGATAGTGAAGCATAGATTTGTCGCTATGGGTTATAATCAGCAATTGCTTAGGGTTGATTATGAAAAAATTTATCCAATAAATGATGAACTAAGTAGTAAAATCTTAGAAGTTATTAAGAATCTCAATGGGAAGTCAAATATATTAATAATTTCTGATTATGCAAAGGGATTAATTACAAAGGAACTTATGGAAGGCATAAAAAAAGAATTTAAAGGAAAAATTTTAGTTGACCCAAAACCAAAAAACATAGAGTTTTATAGAGATGTTTATCTAATAAAACCAAATTTAAAAGAGGCTTCCCAAATTTTAGGAAGAGAGATTGAGAATAAAGATGAGGAGTTAGAAAAAGCTGGATTGGAGTTAGTTGATAAATATAATTCAAATTTTGTTATAACAAGGAGTGAAAAAGGAGCTACTTTAATAACTCTCGATGGGGAAATCTTCCATATTCCAACAAAGGTTAAAGAAGTTCATGACGTTTCAGGGGCAGGAGATACGTTTATTGCAGTTTTGGGTTATGCATTAGATAAGGGCTATGATTTAATTGAGGCAGTTAAATTGGCAAATAAAGCAAGTTCAATCGTTGTTGGAAAGGTTGGAACTGCAACAGTTAGTTTGGAAGAGTTGTTTAGTGAGAAATAA
- a CDS encoding HAD-IIIA family hydrolase: MNKAIFLDRDGVINKRLIGNYVKKIEEFELLPKVREALIEFKKMGYLLIVVTNQQGIAKGVMTEEDLKVVHDYMLKLLPEIDDIFYCPHLEGTCNCRKPRNGMLLKAKEKWNIDFKKSWMIGDSERDIICGKSVGCKTIRILYEDEETEADFIAKSLYDCVEIIRKSG, from the coding sequence ATGAACAAGGCAATTTTTTTAGATAGGGATGGGGTTATCAATAAACGACTAATTGGGAACTATGTTAAAAAAATAGAGGAGTTTGAACTACTGCCTAAAGTTAGGGAGGCGTTAATCGAATTTAAAAAGATGGGTTATTTGTTGATAGTTGTAACTAATCAGCAAGGAATTGCCAAAGGAGTTATGACAGAAGAAGATTTAAAAGTTGTTCATGACTATATGCTTAAATTGTTGCCTGAGATTGATGATATTTTTTACTGCCCACATTTGGAGGGGACTTGTAATTGTAGAAAACCAAGAAACGGTATGCTTTTAAAAGCAAAGGAAAAGTGGAATATTGACTTTAAAAAAAGTTGGATGATTGGAGATAGTGAAAGGGATATAATTTGTGGAAAGAGTGTTGGTTGTAAGACAATAAGGATTCTTTATGAGGATGAAGAAACAGAAGCAGATTTTATTGCTAAAAGTTTATATGATTGTGTTGAGATTATAAGAAAGAGTGGTTAA